Proteins encoded together in one Miscanthus floridulus cultivar M001 chromosome 16, ASM1932011v1, whole genome shotgun sequence window:
- the LOC136511556 gene encoding uncharacterized protein: MPRRGKARIPSYGRQMANPYDLKPLPEGVPRPMCFCGDPCKVDISEDEETYRQRYWMCPNYAWKPTKQQRRASFTVPPLCDFEQWIGTEIKESDKQRLEGLKEWDAEVKERFEQRRRLEAIEKEHKEEEERRRVAAYRAEREKKLERVRRAKAAMEENPDAERKGKWPRCTQ; encoded by the exons atgccaaggcgtggtaaagctcgtattccaag ctatggtcgtcagatggcaaatccctacgacctaaagcctctccctgaaggtgttcctcgaccaatgtgcttttgtggtgatccttgcaaggtagacatctctgaagatgaggaaacatatagacagaggtactggatgtgtcccaattatgcatggaaacctacaaagcaacagcgccgtgcatcgttt accgttccaccactgtgtgactttgagcagtggattggcactgagatcaaggagtcggacaagcagcgtctagaaggcctgaaggagtgggatgcggaggttaaggagaggtttgagcagagacgcagactggaggctatagaaaaggagcataaggaagaggaggaaaggaggcgtgttgctgcgtacagggcggagagggagaagaagcttgagcgtgtgcgccgagcgaaggcagcgatggaggagaatcccgatgccgagaggaagggaaagtggcctcgttgcactcagtag
- the LOC136513650 gene encoding uncharacterized protein — MATTTTCRPGRCLSRRQRHRHLISTRMDRFPLLDPRFDEHHRARRIENGEVLNVLRPMTHEASTTMVYDERYMPLLKLANLATVARVCRQGTPPFNPVALTTLIDRWRPETHSFHLPCGE; from the exons atggcgacgacgacgacgtgtcGGCCTGGCCGGTGCCTGTCAAGACGCCAGCGCCATCGGCATCTGATCTCGACCAG gatggatcggttcccccttcttgatccaaggttcgatgagcaccaccgggctcggaggatcgagaacggagag gttttgaatgtgctgaggccaatgacacatgaggcctctacgaccatggtctacgacgagaggtacatgcccctcctgaagctggcgaaccttgctaccgttgctcgtgtttgtcgtcaaggcacgccacctttcaacccagTGGCGCTGACGACgttgatagatcggtggcgtccggagacacatagctttcacctaccatgcggggagtag